TTGTCCTACCAGCGGACGTTCGTCGCCGGGCAGCTTGCCCATCGCGCCGAGCACCCCGGAGAGGCGACCCTTCTTGCCCAACAGACCAACGCGCAGGTCTTCGAGGGCGGCGGCATCAGCGGCGGCAGCGATCTCTTGGGCGGCCTGGGCCTCCAGCTGATCCAGTTGATCGGTGAGCTGCTGCAGGCTGACGGTGGCGCTCAAGGATCGGCTTCAACGACCGCCGACTTTAGGTAGACGCCTGCTTAGCCTCGGGCCAGGCGAGAGGACAGCGTGCGGATCCTGATCAGTAATGACGATGGCGTCTTCGCTGATGGCATCCGTGCCTTGGCGGCTGAAGCCCTGCGGCGAGGGCACCAGGTCACGGTGGTTTGCCCTGATCAAGAGCGCTCCGCCACGGGCCATGGCCTGACCCTGCAATCCCCCCTGCGGGCGGAGCGGGCCGATGAGCTCTTTGCCGATGGCGTCACGGCCTGGGCCTGCAGCGGCACCCCCAGCGACTGCGTCAAGTTGGCCCTGTTTGCCCTGCTGGAGGAGTGGCCTGACATGGTCCTCTCCGGCATTAACCACGGCCCCAACCTCGGCACCGACACCTTGTATTCGGGCACGGTCAGTGCCGCGATGGAGGGCACGATCGAAGGCCTGCCCGCCCTGGCGGTGAGCTGCGCGGATTACAAGTGGCGCGAGTTCGAGGCCTCCGCCCGCATCGCCTTGGATGTGGCCGAGCAGAGCCGCCGCGAAGACTGGGATAAGGGGATGCTGCTGAACCTCAACGTTCCGGCTCTGCCCCTGGAGTCCATCGGCCAGCTGCGCTGGTGCCGCAAGGCGGTGCGCCGCTACACCGATCAATTCGTCAAGCGCAGCGACCCTCGGGGCCGCACCTACTTCTGGTTGGCCGGCGAGGTGGCCAATGACCTGGAGGCCGAGGTGGCGGGGCCCAAGGAGTGGCCCATCGATGTGGCCCACGTGGCGGATGGCGGCGTCTCGCTGACCCCGCTGCAGCCCGAGCTGTTCTGGCGCGGCGATCTCTCAGCCCTGAAGCAGCCTCACTTCGCGCGGTAGATCCGCTGCAGGAACCAGAGCGAGAAGATCAGGCCGATGGTGTGGGCGAAGAGCACCTGGGTGTTGCTCAGTACCGAGAGCATCTCGATCGAGGTGATCGGGTAGCCCACCAAGCTGCGCGCGCTGGTTCCGCCCACCGGAGAGCCAAAGAAGCCCGGGGCTTGCAGCGAGGCCTGAACAAAGAGGCTGCCGGCGAGGGACTGGTAGCCCACTGAGGCAAAGACCAGGCCCAGAACGTCCGCGAGCAGTCCCCGTTTGATCAGCTTTGCGGCCTCGCTGCGGCTGGGCTTGGCGCTGCTGCCCAGCGCTCGGCCGAGGCGAACGATCAGCCAGCCCTGCCAGAGGCTGTAGAGCAGCACAAAGAAGGAGAGGGTCGTCAGCGACAGGCCCGGGCCCAGGCCCAGGGCGCGCTCGGAATTGCGGGCCAGGCTGCCGCCGATGTTGTTGAAGAGCAGGACTCCCACCACGACGATCCCCAGGGCGGTCTGGGTCCAGAAGCGAATCCAGGCCATCCGCCTCAGCCCTAGGGAGAGCAGCTGAAAGTCGAGGCGATCGGCCATGGGACGTGGGGGGATGCCCAAACCTGCCATGGGAGAATGACTCTGGCGAGGCCTCGAGCGCTTTTGGTTGTGATTGCAGCGCTCAAGATTGAGCCCCTGTCCGCTGGCGCAGCTCTGTGATTCCGCTGCTCGAGCCAGGGCAAGCGAAGGGGCCCACGGCGGTGGCCCTCGGCAGCTTTGACGGTCTGCATCCAGGCCACCGCAGCGTGATTGCGGCCGTCACCGACCGCGCCGGCCAACGGGGCCTGGTGCCCACTGTGGTGAGTTTCTGGCCCCACCCGCGGGAGGTCCTCTTCGGCGAGCCCCGCTTGCGGCTGGACTTGCCCGCCGAGAAATTGGCCCTGCTGGAGCCCCTGGGGATCGAGCAGCTGGTGCTGGTGCCCTTCACCCGTGCGCTGGCTGCCCTCTCACCGGAAGCCTTTGTCCACGAGGTGCTGCATGGGCAGCTCCAGGCCGGCCTGGTGGTGGTGGGCGAGAACTTCCGGTTTGGGGCGGGCCGAAGCGGCACGACCGAGACCCTGCGGCAACTGGGAGCCGAGCGGGGCATCGACGTTCAGATCCAACCCCTGCTCGCGGAAGGGAGTGAGCAATTCAGCAGCAGTCGCATCCGCCGTGCCCTCGCGGGCGGGGACCTCAAGGAGGCGACCAGGCTCCTGGGCCGCCCCTATCGCTTTGGCGGCAGCGTGGTCAGCGGCCGTGGCTTAGGGCGTCAGCTGGGCTGGCCCACGGCCAACCTGCAGGTGGATGGCCGCAAGTTCCTGCCCCTGGAAGGGGTCTATGCCGCTTGGGCCTGGCTGGGGGATGAGCGGCTTCCGGCGGTGATGAACCTGGGCCCTCAGCCCACGGTGGATCCCACGGCGCCCTCGGCCGTCGAAGTCCATCTGCTGGGGCGCAGCCTCGACCTCAACGGCAAAGAGCTGTTTGTGGAGCCGGTGGAGTTGCTGCGTAGGCAGCAGCGCTTCGAGAACCTTGAGGCCCTGGTGCAGCAGATCCAGCGGGATGCGGAGCGAGCGGCGGCGCTGCTGGACTCAGCTGCCGGGGTAGGCGTTGGTTAGGCCCCAGCTGATGAAGGCGGCGATCGCCCCCAGCAGCAGAATCCCTGAGATCAGCACCACCATTGGGCTGTCGGATTCGCCCTGGGCCATCGCCATTCCTGTTGGATTGCGCATCAAACCTAAGCAGAGAGTCCTGCCCCTGCAGACGCCATGACCACACCTGAACAGCCGGCTGCGGTTTTGCGGTTGCTGGACGCCAACCTCGACCGCGCCCGCGAGGGGTTGCGGGTGATCGAGGACTGGTGCCGTTTTGGCCTCGATCGGGCCGATCTGGTGGCCCGCAGCAAGGACATGCGCCAGCGCTTGGGGCGTCTGCATGACGAGCGCTACAAGCAGGCCCGCGACGCCGCCGGTGATGTCGCGACGGGGATGGCCCATCCGGCCCAGCGGGAGCGCGAACAGCCGCAGGCCGTGGTTGCAGCCAACTGCGGCCGGGTCCAGGAGGCCCTGCGGGTCTTGGAGGAATTCGGGCGGGGGTTGGATGATCGCCTGGCTGAGGAGGCCGCGGCGGTTCGCTACGCCCTCTACGACCTGGAGGTAGATGTGATCCGAGCCAGTGCCGGCGGGCAGGAGCGGCGCGAACGCCTGCGGGCGGCGCGCCTGTATCTCGTGACCAGTCCGTCGCCTCGGCTGGAGGCCGTCGTGGAGGCGGCGCTCGAGGGGGGCGTCCGTTTGGTGCAGTACCGCGCCAAGGACGGAAGCCTGGCGCCCGACGGCCAACCGATCACCGATGCCGTTCGTCTGCAGCAGGCCCAGGCGTTGCGCCAGCTCTGCAGCCGCTATGGCGCCCTCTTTCTGGTCAATGACCGCATCGACATCGCCCTGGCGGTGGATGCCGATGGCGTGCACCTCGGCCAGGGGGATCTGCCGCCGGCCCTGGCCCGGCAACTGCTCGGCCCGGAGAAGTTGATTGGCCGCAGCACCCACGCCCTGGCGCAGTTGCAGCAGGCGATGCGCGATGGCTGTGATTACGTCGGCGTTGGGCCGGTGAATGCCACCCCGACCAAGCCTGGCCGTGAGCCGGTTGGGCTCGATTACGTCCGGCAGGCCGCCGCGGAAAGCGCCATCCCCTTCTTTGCCATCGGGGGGATTGAGGCGGCGAACCTGCAGGCCGTGTTGGACACCGGTGCCACCCAGGTGGCAGTCGTGCGGGCGATCACCGAGGCTGCGGATCCGGCCCAGGCCGCCCGGGACCTGCTGGAGATGCTGCAGTGATTGAGATCCGCGTCAACGGCGAAGCCACCAGCTGCCCCGAGGGTTTGAACCTGGTGGAGATGCTCGAGCACCTCGGCTACCGCCCCCAGCTGGTGGTGGTGGAGTTCAACGGCGAGATCCTGCCGCGGGCCCGCTGGGCGGAACAGCCGGTTCGGGAAGCCGATGGTCTCGAGGTGGTCACCATCGTCGGCGGGGGTTCTTAGATTCCATCGAGCTAGAGCTCCGCCGTGGCCGCTTCACGTCCCTCCTCGCTCGTGCGCCGGCTGCTCAGTGGCTTGATGGTTCCGGCCCTGGTGCTCACGCTCCTCTTGGCGGTTCCCCAGGCGAGTCAGGCCGCCAGCGGTGGTCGCATTGGTGGTGGCAGCTTCCGCTCCGCTCCGATGCCCCGCAGCTATGGCGGGGGTGGCTACCGGGGCGGCTACCGGGGCGGCGGTTATCAGCGCGGCTATGGCAGCGGCTTCGGCTTCCCCTTTGTGGTGCCCTTCTTCTTCGGCGGCGGCGGCCTCTTTGGCTTCTTGATCCTGATGGCCGTGGTCGGTTTGCTGGTGAACGCGGTGCGCGGCGGTGGCGGTGTGTCCTTGCCGGCGGGCATGCAGGGCGGTTCCATCGACCGCGCGCCGAGCGATGGTCCGGTCTCGATCGCCCAACTCCAGGTGGGCCTGTTGGCTTCGGCCCGGGAGCTGCAGCAGGACCTGCGCGACCTCGCCGGCCAGGCCGACACCAGCACCAGCAGCGGCCTGCAGCGCGTCTTGCAGGACAGCACACTCGCCCTGTTGCGCCAGCCTGATCTTTGGGTCTACGCCAATGCTGAGGTGGGGCATGTCCCCTTCCAGGCGGCGGAATCCACCTTCAATCGCCTCTCGATGACCGAGCGCAGCAAGTTGCGCAGCGAGGTCACCAGCAACGTCTCGGGAACGGTGAGCACCAACGCCAGTGCCAAGGCCGGTGATGCCGATGCCGTCAGCGATTACATCGCGGTCACCCTCCTGGTGGCGAGCCGCACGCGCCTGAACCTCAAGCCGGTGAATGGTTCCGAGGAATTGCGCGAGACCCTGCGCATCCTGGGCTCCGTGCCCTCCAGCCAACTCTTGGCCCTCGAGGTGATCTGGCAGCCCGATGGCGCGGGTGACGTGCTGAGTGCCGATGAGCTGATCACGGCCTACCCGCAGCTCAAGCACCTCTGAATTCGCTCTTCAGGTTTGCTCAAGATTTAGGGAATTAAAGAAACTCTTCGGCTCCTGATCGCCTCAACTGGTTGTTGATCAGGGGGTTCAATCCGTAAAGTCGGAGAACTTCTTTTTTCATCCGTGTCCAGCCCGCGCCACAACGCCGAGACCTCCGCCATGAAGTGGCAGGCCAACGGTGAGCTGACGGGCGTGGACCTGCAGTCTCTGCTCAGTCGCCTGAACAAGGTGGAGACTGAAGAGCGGGCCCGTGAGCTGGAGTGGCTGAGCCGTCACGACGCGGTATAGGCGCTAGCGCGGCCGCCCAGCCGAGCCAATCCTGAAGGTCAGCCGCAGATTCGTCTCGCATCCGTTGCACCCCTCAGGGGTGCTCAGCACACTGCGGAGCACCGGCGTGGCGTGCATGGCTCGGCGATCGATGCAGTGGGTGAACACCCCCGTGTTGATGGAGGCTTTGGACCGCTATGAACAGGGGCGTCTGCCCCGCTCGATGCGTCTCTGGGTGGAGGCGGTGCTGGATCTGGAGCGCCCGCTTACCGCTCCGCTTCGGCCCCACTGCTGAGCAGGATCCGCAGGGCGGCCATCGCGGCGCCATAGCCGTTGTCGATGTTCACCACGCTCAGGCCTGGGGCGCAGCTGGCCAGCATTCCGTGCAGGGCCGCCTGGCCGCCGGCACTCACGCCGTAGCCGACGCTCACCGGGACCCCGATCACTGGTTGGGGCAACAATCCGGCCAGCACAGTGGGCAAGGCTCCCTCCATTCCCGCGCAGGTGATCAGCACCCGGGCCTGGCGCAGGCGATCGAGTTGCCCCAGCAAGCGGTGGAGCCCCGCGACGCCCACATCAAGCACGCGCTCGCAGGCGATGCCATGCCACCGCAGGGCCAGTTGCGCTTCCGCGGCAACCGGCAAATCACTGGTGCCGCCACTGACCACCACCACCTCCCCCAACTCCGGACGGAGTGGGGCCGCAGCGCCCAGGCTGAGGCAGCGCGCCTCGGCGTGGAACTGAAGCTGCGGTTCATCCGGCAGGAGCGCTGCAACGGCTTGGGCCTTGGCGGGATCCACCCGGGTGGCCAGGGCCAATTCGCCGCTGCGCTGCTGCCGCACCAGGATCGCCGCGATCTGCTCGGCGGTTTTGTGCTCTCCCCAAATCGCTTCGGCCATGCCGAGGCGTTGCCGCCGCTCGAGATCCAGGCGGGCCAGCTCGCTCATGCCGCCGGGATCAGTTCCCCTTCAAAGACAAGGGGGAATGGGTTGCCCTGGCGTTGGCCCGTGGCCTCGCGCGCGAGTTCTTCAAAGCGCGTTTGCACCGCTTCCACATCCGCCTCGGGGATGGCTTTCCATTGTTCGCGGCTGGCCCAGCGGATCAGCAGCGTGCCTTCTTCGCGCGCGCTGTCCCAGAGCAGTTCGCGGCCCAGGAAGCCGTCTTGCTTCTGCAGCCAGGGTTCCCAACTGCCCTGCTCGGCCTCGAGCCAGGCCTGGCGACCATCCGCCGGCACCTTGATGCGCAGGTGCTCGACGACGACCACCTCGAGCTGACCGCCGGGCTGATCCGTGGCGGCGATCGCCACGTCGGGATGGCCGGCCAGCAGCATCGTCAGGCAAAGCACGAGTGCGGCGACCCTAGCGAGCAGGC
This DNA window, taken from Synechococcus sp. LTW-R, encodes the following:
- the surE gene encoding 5'/3'-nucleotidase SurE, producing MRILISNDDGVFADGIRALAAEALRRGHQVTVVCPDQERSATGHGLTLQSPLRAERADELFADGVTAWACSGTPSDCVKLALFALLEEWPDMVLSGINHGPNLGTDTLYSGTVSAAMEGTIEGLPALAVSCADYKWREFEASARIALDVAEQSRREDWDKGMLLNLNVPALPLESIGQLRWCRKAVRRYTDQFVKRSDPRGRTYFWLAGEVANDLEAEVAGPKEWPIDVAHVADGGVSLTPLQPELFWRGDLSALKQPHFAR
- a CDS encoding DUF3611 family protein, with protein sequence MADRLDFQLLSLGLRRMAWIRFWTQTALGIVVVGVLLFNNIGGSLARNSERALGLGPGLSLTTLSFFVLLYSLWQGWLIVRLGRALGSSAKPSRSEAAKLIKRGLLADVLGLVFASVGYQSLAGSLFVQASLQAPGFFGSPVGGTSARSLVGYPITSIEMLSVLSNTQVLFAHTIGLIFSLWFLQRIYRAK
- a CDS encoding bifunctional riboflavin kinase/FAD synthetase, coding for MIPLLEPGQAKGPTAVALGSFDGLHPGHRSVIAAVTDRAGQRGLVPTVVSFWPHPREVLFGEPRLRLDLPAEKLALLEPLGIEQLVLVPFTRALAALSPEAFVHEVLHGQLQAGLVVVGENFRFGAGRSGTTETLRQLGAERGIDVQIQPLLAEGSEQFSSSRIRRALAGGDLKEATRLLGRPYRFGGSVVSGRGLGRQLGWPTANLQVDGRKFLPLEGVYAAWAWLGDERLPAVMNLGPQPTVDPTAPSAVEVHLLGRSLDLNGKELFVEPVELLRRQQRFENLEALVQQIQRDAERAAALLDSAAGVGVG
- a CDS encoding thiamine phosphate synthase, with protein sequence MTTPEQPAAVLRLLDANLDRAREGLRVIEDWCRFGLDRADLVARSKDMRQRLGRLHDERYKQARDAAGDVATGMAHPAQREREQPQAVVAANCGRVQEALRVLEEFGRGLDDRLAEEAAAVRYALYDLEVDVIRASAGGQERRERLRAARLYLVTSPSPRLEAVVEAALEGGVRLVQYRAKDGSLAPDGQPITDAVRLQQAQALRQLCSRYGALFLVNDRIDIALAVDADGVHLGQGDLPPALARQLLGPEKLIGRSTHALAQLQQAMRDGCDYVGVGPVNATPTKPGREPVGLDYVRQAAAESAIPFFAIGGIEAANLQAVLDTGATQVAVVRAITEAADPAQAARDLLEMLQ
- the thiS gene encoding sulfur carrier protein ThiS — protein: MIEIRVNGEATSCPEGLNLVEMLEHLGYRPQLVVVEFNGEILPRARWAEQPVREADGLEVVTIVGGGS
- a CDS encoding DUF1517 domain-containing protein, which produces MVPALVLTLLLAVPQASQAASGGRIGGGSFRSAPMPRSYGGGGYRGGYRGGGYQRGYGSGFGFPFVVPFFFGGGGLFGFLILMAVVGLLVNAVRGGGGVSLPAGMQGGSIDRAPSDGPVSIAQLQVGLLASARELQQDLRDLAGQADTSTSSGLQRVLQDSTLALLRQPDLWVYANAEVGHVPFQAAESTFNRLSMTERSKLRSEVTSNVSGTVSTNASAKAGDADAVSDYIAVTLLVASRTRLNLKPVNGSEELRETLRILGSVPSSQLLALEVIWQPDGAGDVLSADELITAYPQLKHL
- the larB gene encoding nickel pincer cofactor biosynthesis protein LarB, encoding MSELARLDLERRQRLGMAEAIWGEHKTAEQIAAILVRQQRSGELALATRVDPAKAQAVAALLPDEPQLQFHAEARCLSLGAAAPLRPELGEVVVVSGGTSDLPVAAEAQLALRWHGIACERVLDVGVAGLHRLLGQLDRLRQARVLITCAGMEGALPTVLAGLLPQPVIGVPVSVGYGVSAGGQAALHGMLASCAPGLSVVNIDNGYGAAMAALRILLSSGAEAER
- a CDS encoding TIGR03792 family protein, translated to MSLLARVAALVLCLTMLLAGHPDVAIAATDQPGGQLEVVVVEHLRIKVPADGRQAWLEAEQGSWEPWLQKQDGFLGRELLWDSAREEGTLLIRWASREQWKAIPEADVEAVQTRFEELAREATGQRQGNPFPLVFEGELIPAA